One Rattus norvegicus strain BN/NHsdMcwi chromosome 20, GRCr8, whole genome shotgun sequence DNA segment encodes these proteins:
- the RT1-CE11 gene encoding RT1 class I, locus CE11 isoform X8 encodes MEAMARPTLLLLLAAALAPTKTRAGSHWMRYFHTAVSRPGLGEPRYISVGYVDDTQFVRFDSDAENPRYEPRARWMEREGPEYWERNTRIVKGKEQIFRDNLRTLLGYYNQSEGGSHTLQLMYGCDVGSDWSLLRGYEQHAYDGRDYIALNEDLKTWAAADFEAQKTRSKWEREGVAERSRAYLEGECVKWLRRHLEHGKEALLRLDPPEAHVTLHPRPEGDVTLRCWALGFYPADITLTWQLNGEDLTQDMEFVETRPAGDGTFQKWASVVVPLGKEQNYTCLVEHEGLPEPLTQRWGGEGGDYTPAPVMVYDSRSPA; translated from the exons ATGGAGGCGATGGCACGGCCCacgctgctcctgctgctggccGCCGCCCTGGCCCCGACCAAGACCCGCGCGG GCTCACACTGGATGCGGTATTTCCACACCGCCGTGTCCCGGCCGGGCCTCGGGGAGCCCCGGTACATCTCTGTCGGCTACGTGGACGACACGCAGTTCGTGCGCTTCGACAGCGACGCGGAGAATCCAAGATACGAGCCGCGGGCGCGGTGGATGGAACGGGAGGGGCCGGAGTATTGGGAGCGGAACACACGGATCGTCAAGGGAAAGGAGCAGATTTTCCGAGacaacctgaggaccctgctTGGCTACTACAACCAGAGCGAGGGCG GCTCTCACACACTCCAGTTGATGTATGGCTGTGACGTGGGGTCGGACTGGAGCCTCCTCCGCGGGTATGAGCAGCACGCCTACGACGGCCGCGATTACATCGCCCTGAACGAAGACCTGAAAACGTGGGCGGCGGCGGACTTTGAGGCACAGAAGACCCGGAGCAAGTGGGAGAGGGAAGGTGTTGCAGAGAGAAGCAGGGCCTACCTGGAGGGCGAGTGTGTGAAGTGGCTCAGGAGACACCTGGAGCACGGGAAGGAGGCGCTGCTGCGCTTAG ATCCCCCAGAGGCACATGTGACCCTTCACCCCAGACCTGAAGGTGATGTCACCCTGAGGTGCTGGGCCCTGGGCTTCTACCCTGCTGACATCACATTGACCTGGCAGTTGAATGGGGAGGACCTAACCCAGGACATGGAGTTTGTGGAGACCAGGCCTGCAGGGGATGGAACCTTCCAGAAGTGGGCATCTGTGGTGGTGCCTCTTGGGAAGGAGCAGAATTACACATGCCTTGTGGAGCATGAGGGGCTGCCTGAGCCTCTTACCCAGAGATGGG